A genomic segment from Glycine soja cultivar W05 chromosome 20, ASM419377v2, whole genome shotgun sequence encodes:
- the LOC114402810 gene encoding DNA-directed RNA polymerase III subunit rpc3-like codes for MVTEHGIKFGVHLITKHFGKIVAKVCEKLFSHGPLTLDQLVRYTDFTKDQVRNSLLVLVQHNCAQAFVSAPQDDDDDADRLRVRTQYLVLFDNIIHRLRFPKFLDIVSRKLDEECVKLLVGLLRDGRLTLKQMVDRESQGKDSSIYTGREKESFKVSKRVMEG; via the exons ATGGTTACAGAGCACGGCATCAAATTCGGCGTCCACCTGATCACCAAGCACTTCGGCAAGATCGTTGCT AAAGTATGCGAAAAGCTATTTAGCCATGGACCTCTCACTTTGGATCAGTTGGTTCGCTACACTGACTTTACTAAGGACCAAGTCAGAAACTCCCTACTTGTCTTAGTTCAACACAATTGTGCCCAAGCATTTGTTTCTGCTCCTCAAGATGATG ATGATGATGCAGACAGACTGAGAGTTAGAACTCAGTACCTGGTGTTGTTTGATAACATAATCCATCGGCTGAGGTTTCCCAAATTCTTGGACATTGTGTCGCGGAAGCTTGATGAAGAA TGTGTGAAGCTGCTTGTCGGATTGCTTCGTGATGGTAGGCTTACCCTCAAACAAATGGTTGACAGAGAAAGCCAAGGAAAAG ATAGCAGCATCTACACTGGTAGAGAAAAGGAAAGCTTCAAAGTTTCTAAAAGAGTTATGGAAGGATAa